A genomic window from Acidobacteriota bacterium includes:
- the rsmI gene encoding 16S rRNA (cytidine(1402)-2'-O)-methyltransferase, with product MTNQGKGRLVIVPTPIGNLEDLTPRAQRELAEADLVACEDTRHSGKLIAHLGLEKDLVSLHEHNERQRLPRLLERLAAGDTVALVSDAGTPLLSDPGYVLAREAVHHGHRLESLPGPSAILTALTVSALPPHPFTFAGFPPPKSGKRQNFYRRFADLGHTVLFFESPRRLLASLRDAREVLGDRPAAVARELTKVHEEVLRGSLSELIEQLDERQAIKGEIVLLIGPPPKR from the coding sequence ATGACCAACCAGGGCAAGGGCCGGCTCGTGATCGTTCCGACTCCCATCGGCAACCTCGAGGACCTCACGCCGCGGGCTCAGCGAGAGCTCGCCGAAGCCGATCTCGTCGCCTGTGAAGACACCCGCCACAGCGGCAAGCTGATCGCCCATCTCGGTCTCGAGAAGGACCTGGTGTCGCTCCACGAGCACAACGAGCGCCAGCGCCTCCCCCGCCTCCTCGAGCGCCTGGCGGCGGGCGACACCGTCGCCCTGGTGAGCGATGCCGGCACCCCTCTGCTGTCGGACCCGGGTTACGTCCTCGCCCGCGAAGCGGTCCACCATGGGCACCGACTCGAATCCCTGCCGGGACCTTCGGCGATTCTCACCGCCCTGACGGTCTCGGCCTTGCCACCGCACCCCTTCACCTTCGCCGGCTTCCCGCCGCCCAAGTCCGGCAAACGCCAGAACTTCTACCGCCGCTTCGCCGACCTCGGTCACACGGTGCTGTTCTTCGAATCGCCGCGCCGGCTGCTCGCCAGCCTGCGCGACGCCCGCGAAGTGCTCGGTGATCGCCCGGCGGCGGTCGCTCGGGAGCTCACCAAGGTGCACGAAGAGGTGCTGCGCGGCAGCCTGAGCGAGCTCATCGAGCAGCTCGACGAACGCCAGGCGATCAAGGGAGAGATCGTCTTGCTGATCGGCCCCCCTCCCAAGCGCTAG
- the mnmA gene encoding tRNA 2-thiouridine(34) synthase MnmA: MSALTAVAMSGGLDSSVAALLLARRQQPVVGLSMLLWDESDKPSRNGRCCGALDLGDARRVAEQVGIPHYTLRMDDEFRENVVDPFVDDYLAGRTPSPCVSCNTWVKFDLLLARARTFGAGRVATGHYARIVDGPEGRELHRAVDPAKDQSYFLFELDQAQLAASEFPLGELQKDAVRELAREARLVVADKGESMEICFVSGTIRDFVESELEGRKARVEGGERRSLLPIVSAGEPATLVDREGQVLGQGEPYYRYTVGQRRGLGIAADRRLYVVEIDAARNRVVVGDDAELLAGGLEGERLHWITPPADGRAAVEATVRIRSRHGGVAARIEPLEDGRARVEFAEPQRGVAPGQAAVFYRGSQVLGGCWIQSAVPTRRQLGIPEQAVEELQAQPAGHEA; the protein is encoded by the coding sequence ATGAGCGCGCTGACCGCCGTCGCCATGAGTGGCGGCCTCGATTCGTCGGTGGCGGCCTTGTTGCTGGCGCGTCGCCAGCAGCCGGTGGTCGGCCTCTCGATGCTGCTGTGGGACGAGTCGGACAAGCCGAGTCGCAATGGTCGCTGCTGCGGCGCCCTCGACCTCGGCGATGCGCGGCGGGTGGCCGAGCAGGTGGGGATTCCCCACTACACCTTGCGCATGGACGACGAGTTCCGCGAGAACGTCGTCGACCCGTTCGTCGACGACTACCTCGCCGGGCGCACGCCGAGCCCTTGCGTGAGCTGCAACACCTGGGTCAAGTTCGACCTGCTCTTGGCCCGGGCGCGCACCTTCGGTGCCGGCCGCGTCGCCACCGGCCACTATGCGCGCATCGTTGACGGTCCCGAAGGGCGTGAGCTTCATCGCGCCGTGGATCCGGCGAAGGATCAAAGCTACTTTCTCTTCGAGCTCGATCAGGCGCAGCTCGCCGCTTCCGAGTTCCCTCTTGGTGAGCTGCAGAAGGACGCGGTGCGCGAGCTCGCCCGCGAGGCGCGGCTGGTGGTGGCGGACAAGGGCGAGAGCATGGAGATCTGCTTCGTCTCCGGCACGATCCGCGACTTCGTCGAGAGCGAGCTCGAGGGCCGCAAGGCGCGAGTGGAGGGAGGCGAGAGGCGCTCGTTGCTGCCCATCGTCTCCGCCGGCGAGCCGGCGACGCTGGTGGATCGTGAAGGTCAGGTGCTCGGTCAGGGAGAGCCCTACTACCGCTACACCGTCGGTCAGCGGCGGGGTCTCGGCATCGCCGCCGATCGCCGGCTCTACGTCGTCGAGATCGATGCGGCGCGCAACCGGGTAGTGGTGGGGGATGACGCCGAGCTGCTGGCCGGCGGCCTCGAAGGCGAGCGCCTGCACTGGATCACGCCGCCGGCGGACGGCCGGGCGGCGGTCGAGGCGACGGTCCGGATTCGCTCGCGCCATGGCGGCGTTGCGGCGCGCATCGAGCCGCTCGAAGACGGTCGGGCGCGGGTCGAGTTCGCCGAGCCTCAGCGCGGCGTCGCTCCCGGCCAGGCGGCGGTCTTCTATCGCGGCTCGCAGGTTCTCGGCGGCTGCTGGATCCAGTCCGCGGTGCCGACTCGGCGGCAGCTAGGAATCCCGGAACAGGCTGTCGAGGAGCTGCAGGCCCAGCCCGCTGGCCACGAAGCGTAG
- a CDS encoding cysteine desulfurase family protein: protein MSAEFVYLDHNATTPLDPIVFEAMVPWLRDQHGNPSSVHHWGRQAREAVEEARERVADLLGVPALEVVFTASGTEANNGVIFGLAAAAGNRGRLVISALEHPSVKAAADRLESEGMEVVRVPPSADGVVLASEVVAALDDETRLVCLMLAHNEVGTLQPVAEVAAVCRDRGIPVLCDAVQAVGKIPVHPQDLGIDFLTLGGHKFHGPLGAAALWIRDGVEVPPYLVGGGQERHRRASTPNVPALVGLGAAAARAAAGVEERYNHLASLRDRFEAGLQAIADSVVHCGDSPRLPNTSSVAFAGVEGQALMIRLDLAGFAVSTGSACSSGVVEPSRALLAMGISPELALSTLRVSFGVPNTVEEVDRFLATLGAVVGDLRQAETAVRSGRRR from the coding sequence ATGAGCGCCGAGTTCGTCTATCTCGACCACAACGCCACCACACCCCTCGATCCGATCGTGTTCGAGGCGATGGTGCCCTGGCTGCGCGATCAGCACGGTAATCCGTCGTCCGTGCACCACTGGGGCCGGCAGGCTCGCGAGGCGGTCGAAGAGGCTCGCGAGCGGGTCGCCGACCTGCTCGGAGTGCCGGCCCTCGAGGTGGTCTTCACGGCCTCCGGCACGGAAGCCAACAACGGTGTCATCTTCGGCCTGGCGGCGGCTGCCGGCAATCGCGGACGGTTGGTGATCTCGGCTCTCGAGCATCCCTCCGTCAAGGCTGCCGCGGACCGCCTCGAAAGCGAGGGCATGGAGGTGGTGCGGGTCCCGCCGTCGGCGGACGGCGTGGTGCTGGCCTCCGAGGTGGTGGCCGCCCTCGATGACGAAACCCGTCTAGTCTGCCTGATGCTGGCCCACAACGAGGTCGGCACCCTGCAGCCGGTGGCGGAGGTGGCGGCGGTGTGCCGCGACCGCGGCATTCCGGTGCTCTGCGACGCGGTGCAGGCGGTGGGCAAGATTCCGGTTCACCCGCAGGATCTGGGGATCGATTTCCTGACCCTCGGCGGCCACAAGTTCCACGGGCCGCTGGGCGCCGCGGCGTTGTGGATTCGCGATGGCGTGGAGGTGCCGCCCTACCTGGTAGGCGGCGGCCAGGAGCGCCATCGCCGCGCCAGCACGCCCAATGTTCCGGCCTTGGTCGGGTTGGGGGCGGCGGCGGCGCGGGCGGCGGCGGGGGTCGAAGAGCGCTACAACCATCTCGCCAGCCTGCGCGATCGCTTCGAGGCCGGCCTGCAGGCCATCGCCGACAGCGTCGTCCACTGTGGCGACTCGCCGCGTCTTCCCAACACCTCGAGCGTCGCCTTCGCCGGCGTCGAGGGCCAGGCTTTGATGATCCGTCTCGATCTCGCCGGCTTCGCCGTTTCGACCGGATCGGCTTGCTCCTCCGGCGTGGTGGAACCCAGTCGAGCGCTGCTGGCGATGGGGATCTCGCCGGAGCTCGCCCTGTCGACCCTGCGGGTGAGCTTCGGAGTGCCCAACACCGTCGAAGAGGTTGATCGTTTTCTCGCCACCCTGGGGGCGGTCGTCGGCGACCTGCGCCAGGCGGAAACGGCGGTGCGCTCCGGGAGGCGGCGATGA
- a CDS encoding SurA N-terminal domain-containing protein, whose translation MSKRSVLLLAVALIFSSLVLPSASAQGGEELLDRVVAMVDSEPILWSEIEELIGLGLVAVQEGESEDALRRRVLDQLVEERLRSQAVERFGFEQAPVAVIEEQVAEIRGRFESEEEFDRRLAAVGFSEAELRQLVAKQLAVLTYVEERLGAQVFVDLDEIRRYYDNVFAPSVTAQGQEVPPLDDVREDLRRVLRESQLNEEIVRWTEELRNNADVSVFYDEPRELPPVVDRVD comes from the coding sequence ATGTCGAAAAGGTCGGTCCTCTTGCTGGCGGTAGCCCTTATTTTCTCTTCCTTGGTGCTGCCTTCGGCCAGCGCCCAGGGCGGCGAAGAGCTGCTCGATCGCGTCGTCGCGATGGTCGATTCGGAGCCCATTCTGTGGTCCGAGATCGAGGAGCTCATCGGCCTCGGTTTGGTGGCGGTGCAGGAGGGCGAGAGCGAGGACGCGTTGCGGCGTCGGGTCCTCGACCAGCTGGTGGAAGAGCGGCTGCGCTCCCAGGCGGTCGAGCGGTTTGGCTTCGAGCAGGCGCCGGTGGCGGTGATCGAAGAGCAGGTGGCGGAGATTCGTGGGCGCTTCGAGTCCGAGGAGGAGTTCGATCGTCGCCTCGCCGCCGTCGGCTTCAGCGAGGCCGAGCTACGCCAGCTGGTCGCCAAGCAGCTCGCCGTCCTGACCTATGTCGAGGAGCGCCTGGGGGCCCAGGTGTTCGTCGATCTCGACGAAATTCGCCGCTACTACGACAATGTGTTTGCGCCGAGCGTGACCGCCCAAGGGCAAGAGGTGCCCCCTCTCGACGACGTGCGGGAGGATCTGCGGCGCGTGCTGCGCGAATCCCAGCTCAACGAGGAGATCGTGCGCTGGACCGAAGAGCTGCGCAACAACGCCGACGTCTCCGTCTTTTACGACGAGCCGCGGGAGCTGCCCCCGGTGGTCGATCGAGTCGACTAG